AACAACTAAATAATAAATTTATAAAAATATACGACTTACTGGATTTACTAATAATCATGTGCTGCATTCCTAAAAGTCGTGCGTTAAGCTTAGCCTTAACTTGAAAATTTGTGGTTATTTTTTTACTTACAGTATTTACTGCTTATACGGTTACTAATGTGTCATTTAATTATTAAAAATATTAAATTTTTCGGAATATAATAGGTTTGCTATGGCTTTAACTAATGAACTATTATTAACGGTTAATATTTATGAGTTTTTTAGGGTGGCTTAAAAGTAATAGCTCAGACGAGATAGAGGGTCTTATTGAGACTCATCTTGATGGTCTGTATAGTTTGGCTTTGCGTTATATGCGAGATCGGGCCTTAGCTGAAGATCTAGTACAAGATACTGTTGTGCGTATATTGCATTTTCGCGACCGTTTCACTCCTGGCACTAATTTTAAAGCGTGGGCCTATACAATTTTAACGCATACTTTTATTCATCGTTATCGTCGACAAAAGCGTGAACGCGTATTATTAGATGGTCAGAGCAGGGTTGACGTTGACCAACAATTGCATTCTGAGCAGTCACGCGAATTTGCCTCTCGACCTGAAAATTCTTATCTGCAAAATATGCTATCTGATGATGTAGTAAAAGCTTTAGATAGCATCCCTGAAGAATATCGTACGGTAGTTATACTCTGTGATGTTGAGGGGCTAACTTATAAAGAAATCTCTGATATTATTTCAAGTCCGGTTGGTACAGTGATGAGTCGTCTATATCGTGGCCGACGCATGTTAGAGGTTAAGTTATATGATTTGGCTTGCGAGCGCGGTATTGTGCGTGGCAAGTCTCAAGATTCTCAGCAAGTAGCAAGCAACGATAAGGTGCTTGATATTAACGTATTTCGACGCCGCAAGAGCGGCTAAAGCAACGAAGGTAATCGTTATGCAAATGATGTGCATAGAAGTAGTACGTTCGATACCGTTGCTTTTAGACGACGAACTTGATCTTGCTAATGCTCAAGAAGTCGAAGCGCATATTCAACAATGTGCTAGCTGTCGGGCCGTGCTTGAACATGAAGGGCGTTTACGTTTAGCACTACTCCAAGTTAGCCAGCAGGTGACGGCTTCGGCGTCATTGCGTCGTAAAGTTAATGCCTTAATCGTTAACGAACGACCACAGTCGCGTTGGGTGCACGCTTGGCCAGCAGTTGCCGCAGCGTCATTACTAATAGTGCTTATCTGGAAAGGACAAACAACAAATCACGTTAGCGATTTAGATGTCATCGCCAAAGGGCCTGACTTGCCAATGGATGTTGTTGCTGCTGATGTAGCGCCACTGCAAGCTTACTTTAGTAGTAAACTACCTTTTGCAGTGCACTTGCCACATATTTCTGATGGTGCGGTAAATAGTTTTGGTGGCCGCGTAATGAATTTGCGCAACCGCTACGCTGCTTTTGTGCGCTACAACATGCAACGTGGTCATGTGTCGATGTTGGTTTATGAAGATAACGATGAAGACTTTCCTGAAACCGCACCGCTTTATCGCATTGGTAATGAGCGCATGTTAGTAAAACAAGTGCGTGGTTATACTGTGGCCAAATGGCGTTCAAGCGGGCTTACTTATTCGGTAGTAACTGATTTGCCGGTTGAAGAATTTTCAACCTTGGTGCGCGCTCGGCGGTAACTTTTTATTTTTAGCGCTACTCTTGCTGTTGTAAATCACCAATGGTACACATGCTCGGCTTTTAAGTGGTTTAGTTTATAATGATGGGGGGTTGC
This Deltaproteobacteria bacterium DNA region includes the following protein-coding sequences:
- a CDS encoding sigma-70 family RNA polymerase sigma factor gives rise to the protein MSFLGWLKSNSSDEIEGLIETHLDGLYSLALRYMRDRALAEDLVQDTVVRILHFRDRFTPGTNFKAWAYTILTHTFIHRYRRQKRERVLLDGQSRVDVDQQLHSEQSREFASRPENSYLQNMLSDDVVKALDSIPEEYRTVVILCDVEGLTYKEISDIISSPVGTVMSRLYRGRRMLEVKLYDLACERGIVRGKSQDSQQVASNDKVLDINVFRRRKSG
- a CDS encoding zf-HC2 domain-containing protein, encoding MMCIEVVRSIPLLLDDELDLANAQEVEAHIQQCASCRAVLEHEGRLRLALLQVSQQVTASASLRRKVNALIVNERPQSRWVHAWPAVAAASLLIVLIWKGQTTNHVSDLDVIAKGPDLPMDVVAADVAPLQAYFSSKLPFAVHLPHISDGAVNSFGGRVMNLRNRYAAFVRYNMQRGHVSMLVYEDNDEDFPETAPLYRIGNERMLVKQVRGYTVAKWRSSGLTYSVVTDLPVEEFSTLVRARR